The DNA segment ATGCGGCCTTCGATGGACAGGTCGCGAATCGCGCTGCCGGCAAACTCGATGGCATGCCCGTTACCGCCAGCGGTACCGATCTTGCCGATCACGGCCAGCACGATGTCCTTGGCGGTCACACCGAACGGCAACTTGCCTTCGACGCGCACCAGCATGTTCTTCATTTTTTTGGCGACCAGGCACTGGGTGGCGAACACATGTTCTACCTCGGAGGTGCCAATGCCGTGGGCCAAGGCACCGAATGCACCGTGGGTCGAGGTGTGGGAGTCGCCGCAGACCACGGTCATGCCCGGCAAGGTCGCGCCCTGCTCCGGGCCGATCACGTGGACGATGCCCTGGCGCACGTCGTTCATCTTGAATTCGGTGATGCCGTACTCGTCGCAATAGTCGTCGAGAGTCTGGACCTGCAAGCGCGAGACCTGGTCGGCAATGGCTTCGATGCCGCCCTTGCGCTCCGGGGTGGTTGGCACGTTGTGGTCCGGGGTGGCGATGATCGAGTCGACGCGCCAAGGCTTGCGCCCGGCCAGTCGCAGGCCTTCGAACGCTTGGGGCGAGGTCACTTCGTGGATGATGTGACGGTCGATGTAGATCAGCGACGACCCATCATCGCGCCGTTTCACTTCATGGGAATCCCAGAGTTTGTCGTAAAGCGTTTTGCCGGCCATCAGTCGGTCCTCATCAGCGTCTTTCTATGCCCTGGGCGTTGAACGATTCAATAACCCTTTGGCTTGTGAGGCTGATGCTATGGCGTTACATTAAATAACTCAAATTCATATTTTTTATGCTTTGGATAACCAACTGGAATACCACTATGGACCTGGCCAACCTCAATGCCTTTATTGCCATCGCCGAAACCGGCAGCTTCTCCGGGGCCGGAGAGCGCCTGCACCTGACGCAACCAGCGATCAGCAAGCGCATTGCCGGCCTTGAGCAGCAATTGAAGGTGCGCTTGTTCGATCGGCTGGGCCGTGAGGTCGGCCTGACAGAGGCCGGACGCGCCCTGCTGCCCCGTGCCTATCAGATCCTCAATGTGCTGGACGACACTCGCCGCGCCCTGACCAACCTGACCGGCGAAGTCAGCGGGCGCCTGACTCTGGCGACCAGCCATCACATCGGCCTGCACCGCCTGCCCCCGGTATTGCGCACTTTTACCCGGGAATACCCGAATGTGGCCCTGGATATTCAGTTCCTGGACTCGGAAGTGGCCTACGAGGAAATCCTCCACGGCCGCGCCGAAGTGGCGGTCATTACCCTGGCCCCGGAGCCCCACAGCCTGGTGCGGGCCACCCCGGTGTGGGACGACCCCCTGGATTTCGTGGTGGCGCCCGAACACAGCCTGGCCAGTAACGGCACCATCAGCCTGACCGACATTGCCCGGCACCCGGCGGTATTCCCCGGCGGCAACACCTTTACCCACCATATCGTGCACCGCCTGTTCGAGGCCCAGGGCCTGACGCCGAACATCGCCATGAGCACTAACTACCTGGAAACCATCAAGATGATGGTCTCCATCGGCCTGGCCTGGAGTGTCTTGCCACGCACCATGCTTGATGATCAAGTGGCCAGTATCGCTTTACCGGGCATACAGCTCAGTCGCCAGCTAGGCTATATCGTGCACACCGAAAGGACGCTGTCGAACGCTGCGCGGGCTTTCATGAGCCTATTGGATGCACAGGTTGATCCGGCCGCGACGCCGGCATGAGGCCGTGCGGCCTGTAGACCCTGTTCCCGCGCCGAATGCCCATCGAGCCAAGGCCCCTTGATAATGCCCAACCCCGTCGATCCCGTGCCGCCGCTGCCCCGCATCCACGCCCTGGACCCCCAGCAGGCGGAACAAAGCTGGGAAAATGCCCCGCAGCTGTTGGCGGCGCTCAATGCCGCACGGCTCGGTGCCTGGAGCTGGGATATCGACTGCGGGCGGATCAGTTGGTCGCGCGGCACCCAGGCGCTGTTCGGTTTCGACCCCCGGCAGCCGTTGCCCAAGGACCTGGACTACCTCGACTTGCTGGCCGCCGAAGACCGCGGCCGCGTGATCCGCGCGTTTCACGCGGTCCTGGCCGGCGCGCCCTTCGAGCAAGCCATGCATCACCGCATCCAGTGGCCGGACGGCAGCCTGCACTGGCTGGAAATCAACGGCAGCCTGCAGCCGGATGCCTCGGGGCGCCGCCGGATGATCGGGGTGATCCGTGAAACCACCCAGCAGCGCGAGCGCGAACATGCCCTGGGCCACTCGGAAAAACGCTTCGCCACGCTGTTCCACCTGTGCCCGAACATGGTCCTGCTGACCCGCCAGGAAGACGGCCTGATCAGCGAGGCCAACCAGTATTTCGAAAGCCTGTTCGGCTGGCCGGTCAACGATGCCATTGGTCGCACCACCCTCGACCTGGGGCTGTGGGTCCACCCCGAGCAACGGGCCCTGTTGGTCAGGGCGACCCAGCGCAAAGGCGAACCGATCACCATGGAGGTGCAATTTCGCGCCAGCAATGGGCAAATCCATGACGGTACCCTCAGCGCGCAAAAGGTCGAACTCGACGGCCAGGCCTACCTCATCAGCACCTTCCTCGACACCACCGAGCGCAAGAACGCCGAGCAGGCCCTCAAGGACAGTCAGGAGCGCCTGGACCTGGCCCTGGACTCGGCCCAACTGGGCACCTGGGACTGGCATATCCCCAGCGGCATGCTTTATGGCTCGGCGCGGGCCGCACAGTTGCACGGCCTGGATCCGCACCCGTTCCATGAGTCCTTCGATGCTTTTTTTGAAGGCATGCCCGATGAAGAGCGCGCCAGCATGCGCGATGCCTATCGCACCCTGCGTGAAGGGCCGGCCGGCAACTACCAGTTGACCTACCGCGTGCAACTGGGAGACGGCAGCTCGCGCTACCTGGAAAGCCGCGCCCGCCTGTATCGCGACGCCCAGGGCGCGCCGCTGCGCATGGCGGGCACCTTGCTGGATATCACCGACCAGGTCGAACGTGAACAGCGCCTGAGCGCCTCCGAAGAAAAGTTCGCCAGCCTGTTCCTCGCCAGCCCCGACCCGATTTGCGTAACCACTCTGGCCAGCGGCGAATTCGTTGAAATCAACCCCAGCTTTACCCAGACCTTTGGCTGGAGCGCCGCCGAAGTCATCAACCACACCGCCGAGCAGATCGGCTTGTGGGATGAGCCGACCCAACGCCTGCAGCGCATCGAGCAAGTGATTCGCGAACAGGCGCTAAACAATGTGGCCATCATCGTCCATCACAAAAATGGCCAGCGCCTGACCTGCATGATTTCCAGCCGGTTGATCAAGGTCGGCCACCAGCGCTGCGTGGTCACCACCCTGCGCGATATCACCCAGCAACAGCGCTCGGAAGCGGCGCTCAAGGCCAGCGAAGAAAAGTTCGCCAAGGCCTTC comes from the Pseudomonas shahriarae genome and includes:
- a CDS encoding LysR family transcriptional regulator, with the protein product MDLANLNAFIAIAETGSFSGAGERLHLTQPAISKRIAGLEQQLKVRLFDRLGREVGLTEAGRALLPRAYQILNVLDDTRRALTNLTGEVSGRLTLATSHHIGLHRLPPVLRTFTREYPNVALDIQFLDSEVAYEEILHGRAEVAVITLAPEPHSLVRATPVWDDPLDFVVAPEHSLASNGTISLTDIARHPAVFPGGNTFTHHIVHRLFEAQGLTPNIAMSTNYLETIKMMVSIGLAWSVLPRTMLDDQVASIALPGIQLSRQLGYIVHTERTLSNAARAFMSLLDAQVDPAATPA